A portion of the Fusobacterium nucleatum genome contains these proteins:
- a CDS encoding fructose-1,6-bisphosphatase produces MNTEIKYLELLSKTFKNIAETSTEIINLQAIMNLPKGTEHFMTDIHGEYEAFNHVLRNGSGTIRNKIEEAYGNKLTENEKKELASIIYYPKEKVELMQNKDNFNIDRWMITIIYRLIEVCKVVCSKYTRSKVRKAMTKDFEYILQELLYEKKELANKKEYFDSIVDTIISIDRGKEFIIAICNLIQRLNIDHLHIVGDIYDRGPFPHLIMDTLAEYSNLDIQWGNHDILWIGAALGNKACIANVIRICCRYNNNDILEEAYGINLLPFATFAMKYYGDDPCKRFRAKEGVDSDLIAQMHKAMSIIQFKVEGLYSERNPELEMSSRESLKHINYEKGTINLNGVEYPLNDTNFPTVNPENPLELLEEEAELLDKLQASFLGSEKLQKHMQLLFAKGGMYLKYNSNLLFHACIPMEPNGEFSELFVEDGYYKGKALMDKIDNIVRQAYYDRKNVEVNKKHRDFIWYLWAGRLSPLFGKDVMKTFERYFIDDKTTHKEIKNPYHKLINDEKVCDKIFEEFGLNPRTSHIINGHIPVKVKEGESPVKANGKLLIIDGGFSRAYQSTTGIAGYTLTYNSYGMKLASHLKFISKEAAIKDGTDMISSHIIVETKSKRMKVKDTDIGKSIQTQINDLKKLLKAYRIGLIKSN; encoded by the coding sequence ATGAATACAGAGATTAAATACTTAGAGTTATTATCTAAAACTTTTAAAAATATTGCTGAGACATCAACAGAAATAATAAATTTACAAGCCATAATGAATCTTCCTAAGGGAACTGAACACTTCATGACAGACATACATGGAGAGTATGAGGCATTTAATCATGTTTTAAGAAATGGTTCGGGAACCATTAGAAACAAGATTGAAGAAGCTTATGGAAATAAACTTACAGAGAATGAAAAAAAAGAATTGGCTTCAATAATATATTATCCAAAAGAAAAAGTCGAACTTATGCAAAATAAAGATAACTTTAACATAGATAGATGGATGATAACTATTATTTATAGACTGATTGAAGTTTGTAAAGTAGTTTGTTCAAAATATACAAGATCAAAAGTTAGAAAGGCTATGACAAAAGATTTTGAATATATTTTGCAAGAATTACTTTACGAAAAAAAAGAATTAGCCAATAAGAAAGAATACTTTGATAGTATTGTTGATACTATTATTTCAATAGACAGAGGGAAAGAATTTATAATAGCAATCTGTAATTTAATTCAAAGATTAAATATAGATCATTTACATATAGTTGGAGATATATATGATAGAGGTCCATTTCCACATTTAATAATGGATACTTTAGCAGAATATAGTAATCTTGATATACAATGGGGAAATCATGATATCCTTTGGATAGGAGCAGCCCTAGGAAACAAAGCTTGTATAGCTAATGTAATTAGAATATGTTGTAGATATAATAACAATGACATATTAGAAGAAGCTTATGGAATAAATTTATTACCTTTTGCAACTTTTGCTATGAAATATTATGGCGACGACCCTTGTAAAAGGTTTAGAGCTAAAGAGGGTGTGGATAGTGATTTAATAGCACAAATGCACAAAGCTATGAGTATAATTCAATTTAAAGTTGAAGGACTTTATTCAGAAAGAAATCCTGAACTTGAAATGTCATCAAGGGAATCTTTAAAACATATAAATTATGAAAAAGGAACTATTAATTTAAATGGAGTAGAATATCCTTTAAATGACACAAATTTTCCAACAGTTAATCCAGAAAACCCATTGGAGTTATTAGAGGAAGAAGCAGAACTTTTGGATAAATTACAAGCCTCTTTTTTAGGAAGTGAAAAGTTACAAAAACATATGCAACTTTTATTTGCAAAAGGAGGAATGTATTTAAAATACAATTCAAATTTATTATTTCATGCTTGTATACCTATGGAACCAAATGGAGAATTCAGTGAGCTTTTTGTTGAAGATGGCTACTATAAGGGTAAAGCATTAATGGATAAAATAGATAATATTGTCAGACAAGCTTATTATGATAGAAAAAATGTTGAAGTAAATAAAAAACATAGAGATTTTATTTGGTATTTATGGGCAGGAAGATTATCTCCACTTTTTGGAAAAGATGTTATGAAAACATTTGAGAGATATTTTATAGATGATAAAACAACTCATAAAGAAATTAAAAATCCCTATCATAAATTAATAAATGATGAGAAAGTCTGTGATAAAATTTTTGAAGAATTTGGTTTAAATCCAAGAACTTCTCATATTATAAATGGACATATTCCAGTCAAGGTTAAAGAGGGAGAATCTCCTGTAAAAGCAAATGGAAAACTTTTAATAATAGATGGTGGTTTTTCAAGAGCATACCAATCTACAACTGGTATAGCAGGATATACATTGACATATAACTCTTATGGTATGAAACTTGCTTCACATCTAAAATTCATATCTAAAGAAGCAGCAATTAAAGATGGAACAGATATGATTTCTTCACATATAATTGTTGAAACTAAGAGTAAAAGAATGAAAGTAAAAGATACTGATATTGGAAAAAGTATTCAAACTCAAATAAATGATCTAAAAAAATTGTTAAAGGCTTATAGAATAGGTCTTATCAAATCAAATTAG
- the ppdK gene encoding pyruvate, phosphate dikinase, whose product MKQVYEFKDGGKEMVALLGGKGANLAEMAKIDLPIPKGIIISTTACNEYFKNDKKLSTVLEEEILTNIRVLEYETGKKFQSTKPLLVSVRSGAPVSMPGMMDTILNLGFNDYVAEKMLEITKDEKFVYSSYLRFVQMFSEIAKGINRKKFMHLKATDYKAQIIESKNIYREECGEMFPENYKAQILIAVKSIFDSWNNDRAILYRKLHNIDNNMGTAVVIQEMVFGNFNDKSGTGVLFTRNPSTGEDKIFGEVLLNAQGEDIVAGIRTPDNIELLKTSMPNIYNELAETVKRLEKHNRDMQDVEFTIEDSKLYILQTRNGKRTAEASLKIAMDLVKEGIITKEEAILKVEPASINKLLNGDFEEKYLKGATLLTKGLAASSGVAVGRIMFDAKRVKIREKTILVREETSPEDLQGMALAQGIVTLKGGATSHGAVVARGMGKCCVTGCSEIKIDEINKTMTVGKYTLKEGDFISVSGHTGEIYLGKIPLKENSFSDELKEFVLWASEIKRMGVRMNADTPEDVEQGKAFGAKGIGLCRTEHMFFKKDKIWTIREFILSDRGEEKEKALRKLHNLQKEDFLNIFKILEGDEANIRLLDPPVHEFLPKTLEDKKKMAEILSISVENIEKRIYRLKDENPMLGHRGCRLGVSYPELYRIQARAIIEAAYECAKKGIKVHPEIMIPFIMEAKELAYIRAEIEEEVENFFKEVGVTVEYKLGTMIEIPRACLLADEIAEYADFFSFGTNDLTQMSMGLSRDDSVKFLDDYREKGIWEGEPFYSIDTKAVTKLVEIGVKNGKTTKPNLTIGICGEHGGDPKSIEFFEGQKFDYVSCSPFRVPTAILAAAQSYLKLKK is encoded by the coding sequence ATGAAACAAGTATATGAATTTAAAGATGGTGGGAAAGAAATGGTTGCATTACTTGGAGGAAAGGGTGCGAATTTAGCTGAAATGGCTAAGATAGATTTACCTATACCAAAAGGGATTATAATATCAACAACTGCTTGTAATGAATATTTTAAAAATGATAAGAAATTATCTACTGTTTTAGAAGAAGAAATTTTAACAAATATTAGAGTATTAGAATATGAAACTGGAAAAAAATTTCAATCAACTAAACCACTTTTAGTTTCAGTTAGATCTGGAGCTCCTGTTTCTATGCCTGGAATGATGGATACAATTTTAAACTTAGGTTTTAACGATTATGTTGCAGAAAAAATGCTAGAAATAACAAAAGATGAAAAATTTGTATATAGTTCTTATCTAAGATTTGTACAAATGTTTTCTGAAATTGCAAAAGGAATAAATAGAAAAAAATTCATGCACTTAAAAGCTACTGACTACAAAGCACAAATAATTGAAAGTAAAAATATATATAGAGAAGAATGTGGGGAAATGTTCCCAGAAAACTATAAGGCTCAAATACTTATAGCTGTAAAATCAATATTTGATTCTTGGAATAATGATAGAGCTATATTATATAGAAAATTACATAATATAGATAATAATATGGGAACTGCTGTTGTAATTCAAGAAATGGTATTTGGAAACTTCAATGATAAATCTGGAACAGGAGTTTTATTCACAAGAAATCCATCTACTGGTGAAGATAAAATATTTGGTGAAGTTCTGTTAAATGCACAAGGAGAAGATATAGTTGCAGGAATAAGAACACCTGATAATATTGAACTTTTAAAAACTTCTATGCCAAATATTTACAATGAGTTAGCAGAGACAGTTAAAAGATTAGAAAAACATAATAGAGATATGCAAGATGTGGAATTTACAATAGAAGATTCTAAATTGTATATTTTACAAACTAGAAATGGTAAAAGAACAGCAGAGGCTTCTTTAAAAATTGCTATGGATTTGGTTAAAGAAGGGATAATAACAAAGGAAGAGGCTATATTAAAAGTTGAGCCTGCTTCAATAAATAAATTATTAAATGGAGATTTTGAAGAAAAATACTTAAAAGGAGCAACTTTATTGACAAAAGGACTTGCAGCTTCATCTGGTGTTGCTGTTGGAAGAATAATGTTTGATGCTAAAAGGGTAAAAATAAGAGAAAAAACTATACTTGTAAGAGAAGAAACTTCTCCTGAAGATTTACAAGGTATGGCACTTGCACAAGGAATAGTCACTTTAAAAGGTGGAGCAACATCACACGGTGCAGTTGTTGCAAGAGGTATGGGTAAATGTTGTGTAACAGGTTGCTCAGAAATAAAAATTGATGAAATAAATAAAACAATGACAGTGGGCAAATATACATTAAAAGAAGGAGATTTTATTTCAGTAAGTGGACATACAGGTGAAATTTACTTGGGAAAAATCCCTTTAAAAGAAAATAGCTTTTCAGATGAATTAAAAGAATTTGTTTTATGGGCTAGTGAAATAAAGAGAATGGGAGTTAGAATGAATGCAGATACTCCTGAAGATGTAGAACAAGGAAAAGCTTTTGGGGCAAAAGGAATTGGACTTTGTAGAACAGAACATATGTTCTTTAAAAAAGATAAAATATGGACAATAAGAGAATTTATTTTAAGTGATAGAGGTGAAGAAAAAGAGAAGGCTCTGAGAAAACTTCATAATTTACAAAAAGAAGATTTTTTAAATATTTTTAAAATTTTAGAGGGAGATGAAGCTAATATAAGACTTTTAGACCCTCCTGTACATGAATTTTTACCTAAAACTTTGGAAGATAAGAAAAAAATGGCAGAAATATTATCAATCTCTGTAGAAAATATTGAAAAGAGAATATATAGATTAAAAGATGAAAATCCAATGCTTGGACATAGAGGATGTAGACTTGGTGTAAGTTACCCAGAACTTTATAGAATACAAGCGAGAGCAATAATAGAAGCAGCATATGAATGTGCAAAAAAAGGAATAAAAGTTCATCCTGAAATAATGATACCTTTTATTATGGAAGCAAAAGAATTAGCTTATATAAGAGCAGAAATTGAAGAAGAAGTAGAAAATTTCTTTAAGGAAGTAGGAGTTACTGTTGAGTATAAGTTAGGTACTATGATAGAAATTCCAAGAGCTTGTTTACTTGCAGATGAAATAGCTGAGTATGCAGATTTCTTCTCTTTTGGAACTAATGATTTAACTCAAATGTCAATGGGACTTTCAAGAGATGACTCTGTAAAATTTTTGGATGATTACAGAGAAAAAGGAATTTGGGAGGGAGAACCTTTCTATTCAATAGATACAAAAGCTGTAACAAAACTTGTTGAAATTGGAGTAAAAAATGGTAAAACTACAAAACCTAATTTAACAATAGGAATTTGTGGGGAACATGGTGGAGATCCAAAGAGTATAGAATTTTTTGAAGGACAAAAATTTGATTATGTAAGTTGTTCACCATTTAGAGTACCTACTGCTATATTGGCAGCAGCTCAATCATATTTAAAATTAAAAAAATAG
- the gltS gene encoding sodium/glutamate symporter produces MFEYQLNMAETVGFAIILLLLGRWIKKKVSFFEKFFIPAPVIGGTLFSIILLIGHQTETFTFTFNDDIKNLLMIAFFTTVGFSASLKILKKGGVGVALFLLAAVVLVILQDIVGPVLAKALGINPLLGLAAGSIPLTGGHGTSGAFGPYLEDLGATGATVVAVASATYGLIAGCLIGGPIGRRLMIKNNLKPTENKAGVDDSILGSTTEVTEERLFSAVVYIGIAMGIGATITLILGNHGIKFPAYLMGMVVAAIIRNILDFNQKQLPFNEIGIVGNISLSLFLSMALMSMKLWQLIDLAVPLIVILLVQTLLMAFFAYFITFNIMGRDYDAAVMSTGHCGFGLGATPNAMANMETFTTANGPSVKAFFIIPIVGSLFIDFINAGVIQTFATWIVNNFM; encoded by the coding sequence ATGTTTGAGTATCAATTAAATATGGCTGAAACAGTTGGATTTGCTATTATTTTACTATTATTAGGAAGATGGATAAAAAAGAAAGTTAGTTTTTTTGAAAAATTCTTTATTCCTGCACCAGTTATTGGAGGTACATTATTTTCAATAATACTTTTAATAGGACATCAAACTGAAACATTTACTTTTACTTTTAATGATGATATCAAAAATTTATTAATGATAGCATTCTTTACGACAGTTGGATTTTCAGCAAGTTTAAAAATTCTAAAAAAAGGTGGAGTTGGAGTTGCATTATTCTTATTAGCAGCAGTTGTATTGGTTATTCTTCAAGATATAGTTGGACCAGTGTTAGCTAAAGCATTAGGAATTAATCCATTATTAGGATTAGCAGCAGGATCTATTCCATTAACTGGAGGACATGGAACATCAGGAGCATTTGGACCATACCTTGAAGATTTAGGTGCAACAGGAGCAACAGTTGTCGCAGTTGCATCAGCTACTTATGGTTTAATAGCAGGATGTTTAATAGGTGGACCAATAGGTAGAAGACTTATGATAAAAAATAATTTAAAACCTACTGAAAATAAAGCAGGTGTTGATGATTCTATATTAGGAAGTACAACAGAAGTAACAGAAGAAAGATTATTCTCAGCAGTTGTATATATTGGTATAGCAATGGGAATCGGAGCTACTATAACTTTAATTTTAGGAAATCATGGAATTAAATTCCCTGCATATTTAATGGGTATGGTTGTTGCTGCTATAATCAGAAATATATTAGATTTCAATCAAAAACAATTACCATTTAATGAAATAGGAATTGTTGGAAACATATCTCTATCTCTATTCTTATCTATGGCTTTAATGTCTATGAAGTTATGGCAATTAATTGACTTAGCAGTACCTCTAATTGTAATTTTATTAGTTCAAACACTTTTAATGGCATTCTTTGCTTATTTTATAACTTTCAATATAATGGGAAGAGATTATGATGCAGCTGTTATGTCAACTGGACACTGTGGATTTGGTTTAGGAGCCACACCAAACGCTATGGCAAATATGGAAACATTTACAACTGCTAACGGGCCATCAGTAAAGGCTTTCTTTATAATTCCAATAGTTGGATCATTATTTATAGACTTTATAAATGCAGGAGTAATTCAAACATTTGCTACTTGGATAGTTAATAATTTTATGTAA
- a CDS encoding alpha-amylase family glycosyl hydrolase: MYYNFNHYINLGANLEKDGCSFAIYAKNVNSLSLNIFHSSEDTVPYEKHILSPSEHKLGDIWSIFLENIKEGTLYNWEINGMAILDPYALAYTGNETIENKKSIVLARVGTETKHILIPKKDMIIYESHIGLFTKSSSSNTLNGATYSAFEEKIPYLKNLGINVVEFLPIFEWDDFTGNLDRESFFLKNVWGYNPINFFALTKKYSSSKDENSANEINEFKKLIFSLHKNGIEVILDVVYNHTAEGGTGGKVYNFKAMGENIFYTKDRENYFTNFSGCGNTLNCNHKVVKDMIIQSLLYWYLEVGVDGFRFDLAPVLGRDSNNQWARHSLLHELIEHPILSHAKLIAESWDLGGYFVGAMPSGWCEWNGAYRDTVRQFIRGDFGQVPELIKRIFGSVDIFHANKNGYQSSINFICCHDGFTMWDLVSYNLKHNILNGENNQDGENNNHSYNHGEEGFTENPHIISLRKQQIKNMILILYISQGIPMLLMGDEMGRTQLGNNNAYCQDNPTTWVDWDRKKDFEDVFLFTKNMINLRKSYSIFKKETPLIEGEEVILHGIKLYQPDLSFHSLSIAFQLKDIKSNTDFYIAFNSYTEQLCFELPILENKSWYILTDTSKVDTCNFQETKCQDTHCCVLPKSSVILISK; this comes from the coding sequence ATGTATTATAATTTTAATCACTATATAAATTTAGGAGCTAATTTAGAAAAAGATGGTTGTAGTTTTGCTATTTATGCAAAAAATGTTAATAGCCTTTCTTTAAATATTTTTCATTCTTCAGAAGATACTGTTCCTTATGAAAAGCATATATTAAGTCCTTCTGAGCACAAACTAGGAGATATTTGGAGTATATTTTTAGAAAATATAAAAGAAGGTACATTATATAATTGGGAGATTAATGGAATGGCTATACTAGACCCTTATGCCCTTGCATATACTGGAAATGAAACCATTGAAAATAAAAAATCTATTGTTCTTGCAAGAGTAGGAACTGAAACAAAGCATATTTTAATTCCTAAAAAAGACATGATAATTTATGAAAGCCATATTGGATTATTTACAAAATCTTCAAGTTCAAATACTTTAAATGGAGCAACTTATTCTGCTTTTGAAGAAAAAATACCTTATTTAAAAAATTTAGGTATTAATGTTGTAGAATTTTTACCAATTTTTGAATGGGATGATTTTACTGGAAATCTTGATAGAGAATCTTTTTTCTTAAAAAATGTCTGGGGATATAATCCTATCAATTTTTTTGCTTTGACAAAAAAATATTCATCTTCAAAAGATGAAAATTCTGCCAATGAAATTAATGAATTTAAAAAATTAATTTTCTCTCTACATAAAAATGGTATAGAAGTAATATTAGATGTTGTCTATAACCATACAGCAGAAGGTGGAACAGGTGGAAAAGTATATAATTTTAAAGCTATGGGAGAAAATATTTTCTATACTAAAGATAGAGAAAATTATTTTACTAACTTTTCAGGCTGTGGAAATACTTTAAATTGTAATCATAAAGTTGTAAAAGATATGATTATTCAGTCTTTACTCTATTGGTATTTAGAAGTTGGAGTTGATGGATTTCGTTTTGATTTAGCACCTGTCTTAGGTAGAGATTCTAATAACCAATGGGCAAGACATTCCTTATTACATGAACTAATTGAACACCCTATTTTATCTCATGCAAAATTAATTGCAGAAAGTTGGGATTTAGGAGGATATTTTGTAGGGGCTATGCCAAGTGGTTGGTGTGAATGGAATGGAGCATATAGAGATACTGTTAGGCAATTTATAAGAGGAGATTTTGGGCAAGTTCCAGAACTTATTAAAAGAATATTTGGAAGTGTGGATATTTTCCATGCCAATAAAAATGGATACCAGTCAAGTATTAATTTTATTTGTTGTCATGATGGCTTCACTATGTGGGATTTGGTTAGTTATAACTTAAAACATAACATTTTAAATGGTGAAAATAACCAAGATGGAGAAAATAATAATCATTCATATAATCATGGTGAAGAGGGATTTACTGAAAATCCTCATATTATTTCTCTGAGAAAACAGCAAATTAAAAATATGATTCTTATTTTATATATTTCCCAAGGTATCCCAATGTTACTTATGGGAGATGAAATGGGAAGAACTCAACTAGGTAATAATAATGCCTATTGTCAAGATAATCCTACAACCTGGGTCGATTGGGATAGAAAAAAAGATTTTGAAGATGTTTTTCTTTTCACTAAGAATATGATAAATTTAAGAAAATCTTATTCAATTTTTAAAAAAGAAACACCATTAATTGAAGGAGAAGAAGTTATTTTACATGGTATTAAATTATATCAACCAGATTTAAGTTTCCACTCTCTTTCTATTGCTTTTCAATTAAAAGATATAAAGAGTAATACTGATTTTTATATAGCATTTAACTCTTATACTGAACAACTTTGTTTTGAATTGCCTATACTTGAAAATAAATCTTGGTATATACTAACTGACACTTCAAAAGTTGATACTTGTAATTTTCAAGAAACTAAATGCCAAGATACTCATTGTTGTGTTTTACCAAAATCATCAGTAATTTTAATATCTAAATAG
- a CDS encoding basic amino acid ABC transporter substrate-binding protein, with amino-acid sequence MKKFVKLMLMSLLSVVISISVFAKSNVVYVGTNAEFAPFEYLDKNKIVGFDIDLLDAISKETGLEFKIQDMAFDGLLPALQTKKVDMVIAGMTATPERQKTVAFSKPYFKAKQVVITKGENKSLKSFKDLSGKKVGVMLGFTGDTVVSEIKGVKIERFNAAYAAILALSQNKIDAVVLDSEPAKKYTANNKQFVIANIPAEEEDYAIAFRKNDKELINKVNVALDKIKANGEYDKILKKYFK; translated from the coding sequence ATGAAAAAATTTGTTAAATTAATGCTTATGTCTTTATTGTCAGTTGTAATTTCTATCTCTGTATTTGCAAAAAGTAATGTTGTTTATGTTGGAACAAATGCAGAATTTGCACCATTTGAATACCTTGATAAAAATAAAATAGTTGGTTTTGATATTGATTTACTAGATGCCATTTCAAAAGAAACAGGTTTAGAATTTAAAATTCAAGATATGGCTTTTGATGGTTTACTTCCGGCTTTACAAACAAAAAAAGTTGATATGGTTATAGCTGGAATGACTGCAACACCTGAAAGACAAAAAACAGTTGCTTTCTCTAAACCATATTTTAAAGCTAAACAAGTTGTAATAACAAAAGGTGAAAATAAATCTTTAAAATCATTTAAAGATTTATCTGGTAAAAAAGTTGGAGTTATGTTAGGTTTCACAGGAGATACAGTTGTTAGTGAAATTAAAGGAGTAAAAATTGAAAGATTTAATGCTGCCTATGCTGCAATTTTAGCACTATCTCAAAATAAAATAGATGCTGTGGTACTTGATTCTGAACCTGCTAAAAAATATACTGCTAATAATAAACAATTCGTTATAGCTAATATTCCTGCTGAGGAAGAAGATTATGCTATTGCATTTAGAAAAAATGATAAAGAATTAATTAATAAAGTTAATGTTGCACTTGATAAAATAAAAGCTAACGGAGAATATGACAAAATATTAAAAAAATATTTTAAATAA
- a CDS encoding helix-turn-helix transcriptional regulator, with protein sequence MDLTERQRKILMMLREKSLLSGDEIAQNLNVTKSALRTDFSILTRLKLITAKQNKGYIYNKCTIKRVRDCMSPQNSISVKTSVYDAIIHLFNFDLGTLIVVENEKLVGIISRKDLLKAALNGKNIERIPVSMIMTRMPNIVHCFEDDNIMEAIEKLIKHEIDSLPVLRKEKGKLSLVGRFTKTNVTKLFYQELKNKSI encoded by the coding sequence ATGGATTTAACAGAACGACAAAGAAAAATTCTTATGATGTTAAGAGAAAAATCATTATTATCAGGAGATGAAATTGCACAAAATCTCAATGTTACAAAATCAGCATTAAGAACAGATTTTTCAATTTTAACAAGATTAAAATTAATTACAGCTAAACAAAATAAAGGCTACATTTATAATAAATGCACAATAAAAAGAGTTAGAGATTGTATGAGTCCTCAAAATTCAATTAGTGTAAAGACATCAGTTTATGATGCAATCATACATTTATTTAATTTTGATTTAGGAACTTTAATTGTAGTTGAGAATGAAAAATTAGTTGGAATTATTTCAAGAAAAGATTTACTAAAAGCTGCTTTAAATGGAAAAAATATAGAAAGAATACCTGTTAGTATGATAATGACAAGAATGCCAAATATTGTACACTGTTTTGAAGATGATAATATAATGGAAGCGATAGAGAAATTAATCAAACATGAGATAGATTCTCTACCTGTTCTTAGAAAAGAAAAAGGAAAACTATCACTAGTTGGAAGATTTACAAAGACAAATGTGACAAAATTATTTTATCAAGAACTTAAAAATAAAAGTATCTAG